The genomic region GCCGTACGGTCCGGATCCCCCGGCCCCCCGTCCCCCGCCCCCGTGGGTGCGCCCATCCGCGATACTCCGCACGCCACCGCCCCCGTCGCGTACGGCAGATGGAGCACCCCGTCCCTGGTCCACCGGCCCGAGCCCGTCAACCACCCGACGGGCCCCGGCAGTTGGTGGAGGTGCCGCTCGGCGGGACGCCACACGCCGAGCCAGCTGCCGGAGGGGCCGCCGATCCGCAGGGCCACCGCGCAGCTCTCCGGCGTCAGCACCTGGCCCGGCTGGATCGCGAACGGCGTGACCGAACGGCCGGGCAGTTGCAGGTACTCCGGGAAGCGCACCGGGAGCGTGCTGCCCAACACGCCCCAGCCGAGCCGCTCCTGACCGGGAGAGGGCGCGTCCGAGCGGATCAGGAGCAGCCCGCTGTCGGCGTCCGCGAGCAGCAGCCGGTCGTTGCTCTCCTCGGAGATCTGCAACAGCGGCGACACCTCGCCCCCGCGCTCCAGATCGACCACCACGGTCTTGGTCCGGCCGCCCAACTCCCGGTCCAGCGCGAGCAGTCGGTCCCCGCCGCCCAGCCACACCCCGCCCGAGCAGCGGCCCGGTACCTCCGCGAGGTGCTCGGGCCCGAAGGCGCCGCCCGTGACCAGCCACACGGCGGTCGAACTCCGGCCCACGGCAAGGGCGTACGCACGGGTTCCCGCCGGAGCGGGCGGCAGCAGTCGCAATTCCGTTCCCGTGTCCGGGCATTCCACCGCGCCGAGCAGTACCTCGCCCGTCCCCGGGCCCGTCGGGTACAGCAGCGAGAACGCGTGCCGTCCGCCGGTGACGCGGTGGATGAGCACCCGCCCGTCCGCCATCGGCAGCACTTCCGTGCCGGGCTCCTCCGGCTGGTGGCCGGGCAGTGGCACGGCGTACGGCTCGGGGCCGTCCAGTGTCCAGCGCTCCGGGAACCAGGAGTCGCCGCTTCGGGCCAGGCGGGCCGCGTACGACCCGTCGACGGTGATCACGCATCCTGCCCGCGCGGCCCACTCGTTCTCGTTCACCGCCGCGGACGATGGGGTTCCCCCCTGCTCGAGCGAAGTCGAGACCTCGGGGGAGGCACAGGCCGTCATCGTTCGGTCACCTCCGGCCATGAAGCTAGTTTTCGCACGCACAGTCGTGGGACCGGCTGGTGACCGCTTCACACATAAGAGTGGCCCGTTTTCGATTCGCCTGAGGGAACGGGGGCGGGTGTGCTGGGCGGGGAGTGAGGTGGTCGGCCGGACGGCGAGACGGCCAGCCGACCAGATGGCCGGACGGTCAGTCGATCAGATGGCCGGACGGCCGGTCCGACGCACGGGCGGCCGTCGGCCCGTCGGAGCGGGGTCGCGCGGTCACGGCTGGTCAACTAGCCCGCGACCGGTGGGGCACGGACACAAGGCAGGTAGCCTTTTGCTCGTGCCCCGTCTGTCTGAAGTCATCGCCGCGCTCGACGCCCTCTGGCCCCCCGGCCGGGCGGAGGACTGGGACGCGGTCGGGACGGTCTGCGGCGACCCCGACCAGGAGGTCTCCCGCGTACTCTTCGCCGTCGACCCGGTCCAGGAGATCGTGGACGAGGCGGTGAAGCTGGACGCCGACCTGCTGGTCACCCACCACCCGCTCTATCTGCGCGGTACGACGACGGTCGCGGCCTCGACCTTCAAGGGCCGCGTCGTGCACACCCTCATCAAGAGCGACATCGCGCTGCACGTCGCCCACACGAACGCCGACCGCGCCGACCCGGGCGTGAGCGACGCCCTCGCCGGAGCGCTGGACCTCCGCGTCGTACGCCCCCTCGTGCCCGACCCGACCGACGCCGAGGGCCGCCGGGGCCTCGGCCGCGTCTGCGAGCTGGACCGTCCGGTGACCGTCCGCGAGTTCGCCGCCCGCGCCGCCGAACGGCTGCCCGCCACCGCGCAGGGCATCCGCGTCGCGGGTGACCCCGAGTCGCTCGTACGGACCGTCGCGGTCAGTGGCGGCTCGGGCGACAGCCTCTTCGCCGACGTACGCGCCGCCGGCGTGGACGCCTTCCTCACCGCGGACCTGCGCCACCACCCGGCGTCCGAAGCCCGCGCCCACAGTCCCCTCGCGCTGCTCGACGCGGCGCACTGGGCCACCGAGTGGCCCTGGTGCGAGCTGGCCGCCGCCCAGCTCGACGAGATTTCCGACCGTCACGGCTGGGACCTGCGGGTCCATGTCTCGAAGACGGTCACCGACCCGTGGAACTCCCACTCCCCTTCACCTGGAGCCCCCAACTGAACGCCGCGCCCGCCGACCAGATCCGACTTCTCGACGTCCAGTCCCTCGACGCCCGCCTGCAGCAGCTCGCGCACAAGCGCAGGTCGCTGCCCGAGCACGCCGAGATCGAGTCTCTGACCAAGGACCTCACGCAACTGCGCGACCTGCTGGTCGCCTCGCAGACCGAGGAGAGCGACTGCTCCCGCGAGCAGACCAAGGCGGAGCAGGACGTCGACCAGGTGCGCCAGCGCGCCTCGCGCGACCAGCAGCGCCTCGACTCCGGCGCCGTCACGTCCCCCAAGGACCTGGAGAACCTCCAGCGCGAGATCGCCTCCCTCGCCAAGCGCCAGGGTGACCTGGAGGACGTCGTACTGGAGATCATGGAGCGCCGCGAGTCCGCGCAGGAGCGGGTCGCCGAACTGACCGAGCGCGTCTCGTCCGTCCAGTCCAAGATCGACGACGCGACGGCTCGCCGGGACGCGGCACAGGACTCCCTCGACGGCGAGGCCGCGTCCGCGACCAAGGAGCGTGAGGTCATCGCGGGCTCCGTCCCCGCCGACCTCCTCAAGCTCTACGAGAAGCTCCGCGAGCAGCAGGGCGGCGTCGGCGCGGCCCGCCTCTACCAGCGCCGCTGCGAGGGCTGCCGCCTGGAGCTCAACATCACCGAGGTGAACGACGTGAAGGCGGCCGCCCCGGACGCGGTCCTGCGCTGCGAGAACTGCCGCCGCATCCTGATCCGTACGTCAGAGTCGGGTCTGTAGGTCTGTAGGTCTGTGGGTCTGTGGGTCTGTGGGTCTGTGGGTCTGTAGGCCGGGTAGGGCCTCTGGGCCTCTGGGCCGGTGGGCCCGTGGATCGGTGGATCGGTGGATTGGTGGGTCGATGGGGCGGTGGGTCTGTAGGGGCGGTAAGGAGCTTTCGGCTTGCGTGAGTTGATCGTCGAGGCCGACGGGGGTTCCCGGGGAAACCCGGGGCCCGCGGGCTACGGCGCCGCCGTCATCGACGCGGCGACGGGGGAGACACTGGCCGAGGCCGCGGAGTACATCGGCGTCGCGACGAACAACGTCGCCGAGTACCGCGGCCTGATCGCGGGCCTGCGCGCGGCCCGCGAACTGGACCCGACGGCCACCGTGCGGGTCCGCATGGACTCCAAGCTCGTCGTCGAGCAGATGTCGGGCCGCTGGCAGATCAAACACCCCGCCATGCGCCCCCTGGCGGCCAAGGCCCGCGCGGTACTCCCCGCTGACCAGGTCACCTACGAGTGGATCCCCCGAGCCCAGAACCAGCACGCGGACCGCCTGGCGAACGAGGCGATGGACGCGGGAGCAGCGCCCCCTAAGGGGCGCGGGGCTGTGACAGACGCGGCTCCTCCTCCACTCTCGGCTCCTCCTCCACTCTCGGCTTCTCCCCCACTCTCGGCTTCGCTCGAACGGGGGGACCCCCATCGCGGGCGCGACCAGCCAAGGACGGCCCGCAGCCAGGCGACTCCCGCCAGGTCCCCCGACGCTGATGACGTAAGGGCCGCACGGAACCTGGCCTCGGCGGCACCGGCCCCGCCCCCAGACCTCGGCCCGCCGACCACCTTCGTCCTGCTGCGCCACGGCGAGACCCCCCTGACCCCCCAGAAGCGGTTCTCGGGAAGCGGCGGCAGCGACCCCGCGCTGTCGGACACGGGCCGCCACCAGGCCGAGCGCGTCGCAACCGCACTGGCCGCCCGCGGGACCGTACAGGACATCGTGTCGTCCCCCCTGGCCCGCTGCCGCGAGACCGCGGGTACCGTGGCCGCCCGGCTCGGACTCGACGTACGGATCGAGGACGGGCTGCGGGAGACGGACTTCGGGGCGTGGGAGGGGCTGACCTTCGCCGAGGTGCGGGAGCGGTACCCGGACGACATGAGCGCGTGGCTGAGTTCCCCAGACGCCGAACCCACCGGCGGCGGCGAGAGTTTCGAGGCGGTGGCCCGGCGCGTGGCCGCGGCCCGCGACAAACTGCTCGCGGCGCACACCGGCCGCACCGTCCTCGTCGTCTCCCACGTCACGCCCATCAAGACCCTCGTACGGCTGGCCCTGGGCGCCCCGCCGGAGGCCCTGTTCCGGATGGAACTGTCGGCGGCCTCGCTCTCGGTGGTGGCGTACTACGCCGACGGCAACGCGAGCGTACGGCTTCTCAACGGAACGTCACCGCTGCGCTCGGCTTGAGCGGAGGGGGGCTCGCATTCGGGTCGTGGATGAGTTGCCGGCCGGTGGGGGCTGGGCGCGCAGTTCCCCGCGCCCCTAAAGGCAAAGACACCGGGCGCCTTGAGGGACGCCTCAGTGTGAGCCGGGTCCCAGGCTCGCGGCATCTCGGGCCAGCTTCTCCACCCGTGCCCAGTCGCGCGTCGCTATCGCGTCCGGCGGGAGCATCCAACTCCCGCCCACGCACAGGACGTTGGGCAGTGCCAGGTATTCCGGCGCGACGCCGGGACCGACGCCCCCGGTCGGGCAGAAGCGGGCCTGCGGCAGCGGCCCCGCCAGCGCCTCCAGATACGCCGTGCCGCCCGACGCCTGGGCCGGGAAGAACTTCATGTCGCGCACCCCCCGCTCCAGCAGCGCCACGACCTCCGACGTCGTCGAGACCCCCGGCAGGAACGGCACCCCGGACGCCTTCATGGCATCGAGCAGTACGTCCGTCCAGCCCGGGCTCACCAGAAAGCGCGCCCCGGCGGCCACCGACTGCGCCACCTGCTCCGGCGAGATGACCGTGCCCGCCCCGACCACCGCCGCCGGGACCGCGTCGGCGACCGCCCGGATCGCGTCGAGCGCCACCGGCGTCCGCAGCGTCACCTCGATCGCGGGCAGCCCGCCCGCGACGAGCGCGCGGGCCAGCGGCACGGCGTCCGCGACGTCGTCGACGACGACCACGGGGATGACGGGCGCCAGTTCGAGTACGGACAAGGACGGCGGCGCTGTGGACAGCGGCGAAGAGGGCTGCGGCGATGAGGGCGGGGACGAGGCCATGCCGTCATCCTGCCCGCACCACACAACATGCGCAAAGGCCGTTGCGTACACTGCAACGACCGCCTCGCAGGCTCAGCGCTCCCGCCTGCTCAGTGAATCCCGCCTGCCCGGTGAATGCGGCGCGCCCGGTGAATGCGGCGCGCTCGGCGAATGCGGCGCGCTCGGCAAAATAGGGCGCCTCGGTGAGTACGGCGCGCTCGGCGAAATGCGGCGTGCTCGGCGAAATGCGGCGTGCTCAGTGAATCTCGTCCACCAGCACGTCCAGTGTCCACGCGCGCCCCGCGCCCGCCGGAGCCGTCGCCTCCACCACGTACCCCAGATCCCGCAGCGCCTCCACCAGCTCCGCCGGCCCCGAAGGAACCGCACCGGACTGCATGAGCCTGCGCACGATGCGGCCCTTGGTCGCCTTGTTGAAGTGGCTGACCACCTTCCGGGTGGGCGCGTGCAGCACCCGTACGCTCGCCGTGCGCTCCGCGACCTCCCCCTTCGGCTTCCACGCGGTCGCGTACGAGGAGGACCGCAGGTCGAGCACGAGCCCCTTCCCGGCCGTCTCGGGCAGCACGGAGGCCATCGCCGTACGCCAGTGCGCGCCCAACGGTCCGAGGCCCGGCAGCTTCACCCCCATCGAGCAGCGGTACGAGGGAATCCGGTCCGTCACCCGGACCGCGCCCCACAGCCCCGAGAAGACGAGCAGCGAGCGCGTCGCCCGCCGCTTCGCGGCCGTGTCGAGCGAGGCCAGGTCGAGGGCGTCGTACAACACCCCCGTGTAGATCTCCCCGGCGGGCCGCGTCCCCGCGGTCCGCAGCTCCGTGTTCTTGGCGATCTCGCCGCGCAGGCCCTCGCTCAGCCCGAGCACCTCGCGCGCCTTCTCCTCGTCGCCCAGGCACAGTTCGACCAGTTCGTCGAGGACCGCCTGCCGCGCCCCGGCGAGCCCCGGCGACGACAGCGACTCCGGCTTCAACGGCGCGCCCCGCCCGGAGGGAGCCTTTCCTTCGGACGGCGGCAGCAGCACAAGCACGGCGGTTCTCCCTGGAGCATTCGGTACGGGATCGGTAGGTGTTCGGTACGTGAGATACGTGAGAGGGGTGCGCGCAAGCCTACGGGGTGCCGCTCGCCCCGCCCCGCCATACGCTCGCCCTATGCCCCGCCGCCAGATCCGTGTGACCGGCGCAGCCGAGGCGCCCCTGCGGGCCGCGCTGCGCGCACTGCGTACCGAACTCGGTGTGCCCGAGGCGTTCGAGCCGGAGGTGCTCGCCGAGGCGGAGAGAGCCGCGCGCGAACCGAGGCTGCCGGCCCACGACGCGACGGACATCCCCCTCTTCACGATCGACCCGCCGGCATCCACCGACCTAGACCAGGCGATGCACCTTTCCCGCCGCCCGGACGGCTACCGCGTGCGGTACGCCATCGCCGACGTCGCCGCCTTCGTCGTACCCGGCGGAACCCTGGACGCGTCCGCCCACCGCCGGGTGTCCACGCTCTACTTCCCGGACGGGAAGATTCCCCTCCACCCGCCGGTGCTGAGCGAGGGGGCCGCAAGCCTGCTCCCCGACCAGACCTCCCCAGCCGTCCTGTGGACGATCGACCTGGACGCGGACGGCCGCCCCACGGCCACCGACGTCCGCCGCGCCCTCGTCCGCAGCCGTGCCAAGCTCGACTACGAGTCCGTGCAGAAGCGGCTCGACGCGGGCACCGCCGAGGAACCCCTCGCCCTCCTCAAGGACATCGG from Streptomyces sp. NBC_00878 harbors:
- a CDS encoding Nif3-like dinuclear metal center hexameric protein, whose amino-acid sequence is MPRLSEVIAALDALWPPGRAEDWDAVGTVCGDPDQEVSRVLFAVDPVQEIVDEAVKLDADLLVTHHPLYLRGTTTVAASTFKGRVVHTLIKSDIALHVAHTNADRADPGVSDALAGALDLRVVRPLVPDPTDAEGRRGLGRVCELDRPVTVREFAARAAERLPATAQGIRVAGDPESLVRTVAVSGGSGDSLFADVRAAGVDAFLTADLRHHPASEARAHSPLALLDAAHWATEWPWCELAAAQLDEISDRHGWDLRVHVSKTVTDPWNSHSPSPGAPN
- a CDS encoding zinc ribbon domain-containing protein, encoding MNAAPADQIRLLDVQSLDARLQQLAHKRRSLPEHAEIESLTKDLTQLRDLLVASQTEESDCSREQTKAEQDVDQVRQRASRDQQRLDSGAVTSPKDLENLQREIASLAKRQGDLEDVVLEIMERRESAQERVAELTERVSSVQSKIDDATARRDAAQDSLDGEAASATKEREVIAGSVPADLLKLYEKLREQQGGVGAARLYQRRCEGCRLELNITEVNDVKAAAPDAVLRCENCRRILIRTSESGL
- a CDS encoding bifunctional RNase H/acid phosphatase; this translates as MRELIVEADGGSRGNPGPAGYGAAVIDAATGETLAEAAEYIGVATNNVAEYRGLIAGLRAARELDPTATVRVRMDSKLVVEQMSGRWQIKHPAMRPLAAKARAVLPADQVTYEWIPRAQNQHADRLANEAMDAGAAPPKGRGAVTDAAPPPLSAPPPLSASPPLSASLERGDPHRGRDQPRTARSQATPARSPDADDVRAARNLASAAPAPPPDLGPPTTFVLLRHGETPLTPQKRFSGSGGSDPALSDTGRHQAERVATALAARGTVQDIVSSPLARCRETAGTVAARLGLDVRIEDGLRETDFGAWEGLTFAEVRERYPDDMSAWLSSPDAEPTGGGESFEAVARRVAAARDKLLAAHTGRTVLVVSHVTPIKTLVRLALGAPPEALFRMELSAASLSVVAYYADGNASVRLLNGTSPLRSA
- the eda gene encoding bifunctional 4-hydroxy-2-oxoglutarate aldolase/2-dehydro-3-deoxy-phosphogluconate aldolase, encoding MASSPPSSPQPSSPLSTAPPSLSVLELAPVIPVVVVDDVADAVPLARALVAGGLPAIEVTLRTPVALDAIRAVADAVPAAVVGAGTVISPEQVAQSVAAGARFLVSPGWTDVLLDAMKASGVPFLPGVSTTSEVVALLERGVRDMKFFPAQASGGTAYLEALAGPLPQARFCPTGGVGPGVAPEYLALPNVLCVGGSWMLPPDAIATRDWARVEKLARDAASLGPGSH
- the yaaA gene encoding peroxide stress protein YaaA codes for the protein MLVLLPPSEGKAPSGRGAPLKPESLSSPGLAGARQAVLDELVELCLGDEEKAREVLGLSEGLRGEIAKNTELRTAGTRPAGEIYTGVLYDALDLASLDTAAKRRATRSLLVFSGLWGAVRVTDRIPSYRCSMGVKLPGLGPLGAHWRTAMASVLPETAGKGLVLDLRSSSYATAWKPKGEVAERTASVRVLHAPTRKVVSHFNKATKGRIVRRLMQSGAVPSGPAELVEALRDLGYVVEATAPAGAGRAWTLDVLVDEIH